A single genomic interval of Bradyrhizobium japonicum USDA 6 harbors:
- a CDS encoding L-lactate permease produces MATTQVPVDLLHWVLAILPIVALLVFLVPLRWRAPEAGPMAMFTAGIVALLAFRTPWNTLAVASAKGVWDAIFILYVIWPALLLYQITKQAGAYDALRQGISRFSRNDLFIILALAWVFASFLQGIAGFGAPVAVVVPLLITVGVKPVYAVAMGVLAHAWARFFGTLGVGWLALLRVSEVENVVRTAFESALLILIPTYLGGFLIVWVYGRGPAVRHAWPLVLILGTILGVGQLLVALFSPELSTFLAAAAALLALYPLSRWKKYGEPIPIEEIPERPAMTQTRANEQKEAAPVMSLGMSCLPYIVLTVVTLGVLLIPPLNAMLRQVQIGLPFPTVETGFGVKNAAVARYAPISVFTHPGMMLLVTSILVWIVYGAGGYYRAWADRHTPESIWSALLIDAVPASVPVIAFLVTSRILDHSGQVLTLAYGIAAASPPLVYAGIASVIGALGAFMTSSSTASCVLFGGVQSSVAQLHGMSRETIIAAQAAGSAYGNAIAPANVVLGTSVAGVKGQEGAVLRITMPWTVLVAVLTGLATVALVVFAR; encoded by the coding sequence ATGGCGACCACTCAGGTCCCCGTCGACCTTCTGCACTGGGTGCTGGCGATATTGCCGATCGTCGCGCTCTTGGTATTCCTTGTGCCTTTGCGTTGGCGCGCCCCGGAAGCAGGGCCGATGGCAATGTTTACTGCCGGCATCGTGGCGCTCCTCGCCTTCCGCACACCATGGAACACCTTGGCGGTCGCCAGTGCAAAAGGCGTTTGGGACGCCATCTTCATTCTCTATGTGATCTGGCCTGCGCTCCTTCTATATCAGATCACCAAGCAGGCCGGCGCGTACGATGCGCTGCGTCAAGGGATCTCCAGGTTCAGTCGGAACGATCTTTTCATCATTCTGGCGCTGGCTTGGGTGTTTGCGTCGTTTCTCCAGGGCATTGCGGGCTTTGGTGCACCCGTCGCAGTCGTCGTGCCGCTGCTGATCACAGTAGGCGTGAAACCGGTCTACGCTGTAGCCATGGGCGTTCTCGCACACGCCTGGGCGCGGTTCTTCGGCACTCTTGGAGTCGGATGGCTAGCACTGCTGAGGGTCTCCGAGGTGGAAAACGTCGTCAGGACCGCCTTTGAGTCGGCGCTGCTGATCCTCATACCGACCTATCTGGGCGGTTTCCTGATCGTATGGGTTTACGGCAGGGGACCGGCCGTGCGCCATGCCTGGCCGCTAGTGCTGATCCTCGGCACGATCCTCGGCGTCGGACAACTCCTGGTCGCGTTGTTCAGCCCCGAGCTGTCGACCTTCCTGGCTGCTGCGGCGGCGCTTCTGGCGCTCTACCCGTTGTCCCGTTGGAAGAAATACGGCGAGCCGATTCCGATAGAGGAGATTCCCGAACGGCCGGCCATGACGCAGACACGAGCGAACGAACAAAAAGAGGCGGCACCAGTCATGAGCCTCGGGATGTCGTGCCTGCCGTATATCGTGCTGACGGTCGTAACGCTCGGTGTGTTGTTAATCCCGCCGCTCAATGCAATGCTGCGGCAGGTTCAGATCGGACTGCCGTTCCCAACCGTCGAAACCGGCTTCGGCGTCAAGAATGCGGCAGTCGCACGTTATGCGCCGATCAGTGTGTTCACCCATCCCGGGATGATGTTGCTCGTCACCTCGATCTTAGTCTGGATTGTATATGGCGCGGGCGGTTACTACCGCGCCTGGGCGGACCGACACACACCCGAGAGCATTTGGTCTGCACTGCTCATCGATGCGGTGCCCGCTTCGGTCCCGGTGATCGCATTCCTGGTGACGAGCCGCATCCTGGATCATAGCGGCCAGGTCTTGACCCTCGCCTACGGCATTGCCGCCGCCTCGCCGCCGCTCGTGTACGCGGGCATCGCGAGCGTCATCGGCGCTCTTGGCGCGTTCATGACGTCCAGCAGCACTGCCTCCTGCGTACTTTTCGGAGGTGTCCAGAGTAGCGTGGCTCAGCTGCACGGGATGTCCCGAGAAACCATCATTGCCGCGCAAGCGGCCGGAAGTGCCTACGGCAATGCCATCGCTCCCGCCAATGTCGTGCTGGGCACAAGCGTCGCCGGAGTTAAAGGCCAGGAAGGAGCGGTTCTGCGCATCACGATGCCTTGGACCGTTCTCGTTGCGGTCCTAACAGGTCTCGCAACGGTCGCGCTCGTGGTTTTTGCGCGATAG
- a CDS encoding carboxymuconolactone decarboxylase family protein — MKMTTNPWAEEVLPRKFIELVGIALNAACTNLNPEGTRRHIRAPLEAGTTRDEVLTVLKMASVMSGPANKDTSVGRK; from the coding sequence ATGAAGATGACAACCAATCCGTGGGCTGAGGAGGTCCTGCCTCGGAAGTTCATCGAACTGGTCGGCATCGCCCTCAATGCCGCCTGCACGAACCTCAACCCGGAGGGCACGCGCCGTCACATTCGCGCCCCGCTGGAAGCGGGCACGACGCGGGATGAAGTTCTCACGGTCCTCAAGATGGCGTCCGTGATGTCGGGGCCAGCAAACAAAGATACATCGGTCGGAAGGAAATGA